Proteins encoded within one genomic window of Couchioplanes caeruleus:
- a CDS encoding DUF1540 domain-containing protein — MTQMMEMPRVQTCTVSGCGYNHDGCTAFAITIGRAKTECDTFIEGDEGGMGQVMAQVGACHRAECVHNTGLECRAPAITVGAAEDRADCLTYTAR, encoded by the coding sequence ATGACTCAAATGATGGAGATGCCGCGCGTGCAGACGTGCACGGTGAGCGGCTGCGGGTACAACCACGACGGCTGCACGGCCTTCGCGATCACGATCGGCCGGGCCAAGACGGAGTGCGACACGTTCATCGAGGGTGACGAGGGCGGAATGGGCCAGGTCATGGCCCAGGTGGGCGCCTGCCACCGCGCCGAGTGCGTGCACAACACGGGCCTCGAATGCCGCGCCCCGGCGATCACCGTCGGTGCCGCCGAGGATCGTGCCGATTGTCTGACGTACACGGCTCGGTAA
- a CDS encoding DUF5925 domain-containing protein — protein sequence MRTPHQSVDRLGSRPVEAAAAPPVHHPLPLSGSVDDGDRLVDVVDLLALDAFVTGREPFGRTSYLENVRADAPLTTDDARVVRDAREEDSHGRLSTGDGWTLHVTRWKQSRRARVTVTAVTAELAESVLAAATAHAVEEPGPVADSVPIGFWHFGPHGPRRVQREIDAAPWDKIRANYAGPVARTLERLMAVDGTAVNGRLLLLHGEPGTGKTTALRALAQQWRSWCQVDCVLDPERMFGDPAYLMSVALGSGDDDEPRWRLLMLEDCDELISGEAKASAGQSLSRLLNLTDGLLGQGRNALIAITTNEDLASLHPAVVRPGRCLASIEVGRLPYAEATAWLGTSTGVGPEGATLAELYALRTGARPVTVPSTAPSTGLYL from the coding sequence ATGCGTACCCCCCACCAGTCCGTCGACCGGCTCGGCAGCCGTCCCGTGGAAGCGGCGGCCGCCCCGCCCGTCCACCACCCGCTGCCGCTGTCCGGTTCCGTCGACGACGGCGACCGGCTGGTGGACGTCGTGGACCTGCTCGCCCTCGACGCCTTCGTCACCGGGCGCGAGCCGTTCGGCCGGACCAGCTACCTGGAGAACGTCCGCGCAGACGCGCCCCTGACCACCGACGACGCCCGGGTGGTCCGCGATGCCCGGGAAGAGGACAGCCACGGACGGTTGTCCACCGGCGACGGCTGGACCCTGCACGTGACCCGCTGGAAGCAGAGCCGCCGCGCCCGCGTGACCGTCACCGCCGTCACCGCCGAGCTCGCCGAGTCGGTGCTCGCCGCGGCCACGGCCCACGCCGTCGAGGAGCCGGGCCCGGTCGCGGACAGCGTGCCGATCGGGTTCTGGCATTTCGGCCCGCACGGACCGCGGCGGGTGCAGCGCGAGATCGACGCCGCGCCCTGGGACAAGATCCGGGCCAACTACGCCGGCCCGGTCGCCCGTACGCTCGAACGCCTCATGGCCGTCGACGGCACCGCCGTCAACGGCCGCCTCCTGCTGCTGCACGGCGAGCCGGGCACCGGGAAGACGACCGCCCTGCGGGCCCTCGCCCAGCAGTGGCGCTCGTGGTGCCAGGTGGACTGCGTGCTCGACCCGGAGCGGATGTTCGGCGACCCCGCCTACCTCATGAGCGTGGCGCTGGGCAGCGGCGACGACGACGAGCCGCGCTGGCGGCTACTCATGCTGGAGGACTGCGACGAGCTGATCAGCGGCGAGGCCAAGGCGAGCGCCGGGCAGTCGCTGTCACGGCTGCTCAATCTCACCGACGGGCTGCTCGGCCAGGGCCGCAACGCGCTGATCGCGATCACCACGAACGAGGACCTGGCGTCGCTGCACCCCGCCGTGGTCCGGCCGGGACGGTGCCTGGCGAGCATCGAGGTCGGGCGGCTGCCGTACGCGGAGGCGACGGCCTGGCTGGGCACGTCGACCGGCGTCGGCCCGGAGGGCGCCACCCTCGCCGAGCTGTACGCCCTCAGGACCGGTGCCCGCCCGGTCACCGTGCCGAGCACCGCACCCTCGACCGGCCTGTACCTGTAG
- a CDS encoding ABC transporter substrate-binding protein: protein MATNPLISRRGLFFGAAGVAAAGLLAACGDDKSGGGTGSSATSAPAGGSFPAEVAHQFGTTSVEQAPKSVVSLGWADADALLALGVIPVGILDWFQAWPVGVGPWAQDKLGGAKPTVLKGPEINYEQVATLRPDLVTFTKSDNDKAKWEQLEKLAPTLSGPAGSQPYGTTLKDQTMLIAEALGRKAEGEALVASSDKALADAKAANPGFDGKSVVVAAAFSGQYGAYTRGDGRVQFMEALGFKNSQKIEDLKPASFYAEISKERVNLLDADLTVVFGLGAGDVLKKDAVLNGIPSAKAKRLLIIDDPDLVNAFSTNSVLSTPYTIEKFVPMVKDALA from the coding sequence ATGGCGACCAACCCGCTCATCTCGCGCCGGGGTCTGTTCTTCGGCGCGGCGGGTGTCGCGGCCGCTGGGCTGCTTGCGGCCTGCGGTGACGACAAGTCCGGTGGCGGCACCGGCTCGAGCGCCACCTCGGCGCCCGCCGGCGGCTCCTTCCCGGCCGAGGTCGCCCACCAGTTCGGCACCACCAGCGTCGAGCAGGCGCCGAAGAGCGTCGTCTCGCTCGGCTGGGCGGACGCGGACGCCCTGCTCGCGCTCGGCGTCATCCCGGTCGGCATCCTCGACTGGTTCCAGGCCTGGCCGGTCGGCGTCGGCCCCTGGGCGCAGGACAAGCTCGGTGGCGCGAAGCCGACCGTGCTGAAGGGCCCGGAAATCAACTACGAGCAGGTCGCCACCCTGCGTCCCGACCTCGTCACGTTCACCAAGAGCGACAACGACAAGGCCAAGTGGGAGCAGCTCGAGAAGCTCGCGCCCACGCTGAGCGGGCCGGCCGGCTCCCAGCCGTACGGCACCACGCTCAAGGACCAGACGATGCTCATCGCCGAGGCGCTCGGCAGGAAGGCCGAGGGCGAGGCGCTGGTGGCCTCCAGCGACAAGGCGCTGGCCGACGCCAAGGCGGCCAACCCGGGCTTCGACGGCAAGAGCGTCGTCGTCGCGGCCGCGTTCAGCGGACAGTACGGCGCCTACACCCGCGGCGACGGCCGGGTGCAGTTCATGGAGGCCCTCGGCTTCAAGAACTCCCAGAAGATCGAGGACCTGAAGCCGGCGAGCTTCTACGCCGAGATCTCCAAGGAGCGCGTGAACCTGCTCGACGCCGACCTCACCGTGGTCTTCGGCCTCGGCGCCGGCGACGTGCTCAAGAAGGACGCCGTGCTCAACGGCATCCCGTCGGCCAAGGCCAAGCGGCTGCTCATCATCGACGACCCGGACCTGGTCAACGCCTTCTCCACCAACTCGGTGCTGAGCACCCCGTACACCATCGAGAAGTTCGTACCGATGGTCAAGGACGCCCTGGCGTGA
- a CDS encoding FecCD family ABC transporter permease yields MAALAAVAALSIAVGTKSIPLGTVLDALDGRASLPERAQDVQFIVELRIPRTLLGLVAGIALGLGGALLQALTRNPLAESGILGLDAGAAAAVVIAIQVFGIGSLTGYIWFAFAGAAGAFTVVYLLGSRGRSGASPERLALAGAAVDAALFAVVYAIALLDSSTFDRYRLWMVGNLATGDLSVLYGVLPFVTAGVLLALALGPSLNAIALGEDSARALGANLNRTRVLSAVAITLLCGAATAAVGPIAFVGLAVPHIARTIVGPDQRWLLPYSLVLAPILLLLADVAGRLLARPGELQAGIVTAFLGAPVFLAIILRRRIVPL; encoded by the coding sequence GTGGCGGCCCTCGCCGCCGTCGCGGCGCTGAGCATCGCGGTCGGCACCAAGTCGATCCCGCTCGGCACCGTCCTCGACGCCCTCGACGGCCGGGCGAGCCTGCCCGAGCGGGCCCAGGACGTCCAGTTCATCGTGGAGCTGCGCATTCCGCGTACGCTGCTCGGCCTGGTCGCCGGGATCGCCCTGGGCCTGGGCGGCGCGCTGCTGCAGGCGCTCACCCGCAACCCACTGGCCGAGTCGGGCATCCTGGGCCTCGACGCCGGAGCCGCCGCGGCCGTGGTGATCGCCATCCAGGTCTTCGGCATCGGCTCGCTGACCGGATACATCTGGTTCGCCTTCGCCGGCGCGGCCGGCGCCTTCACCGTGGTCTACCTGCTCGGCTCGCGGGGGCGCTCGGGCGCCTCGCCGGAACGGCTGGCGCTGGCCGGCGCGGCCGTCGACGCCGCCCTGTTCGCGGTCGTCTACGCGATCGCGCTGCTCGACAGCAGCACCTTCGACCGCTATCGCCTGTGGATGGTCGGCAACCTCGCGACGGGAGACCTCTCCGTCCTGTACGGGGTGCTGCCGTTCGTCACCGCCGGCGTCCTGCTGGCGCTCGCCCTGGGCCCGTCGCTCAACGCGATCGCGCTCGGCGAGGACTCCGCCCGCGCCCTCGGCGCCAACCTGAACCGCACCCGGGTGCTGTCCGCGGTCGCCATCACGCTGCTCTGCGGTGCGGCCACCGCGGCGGTCGGCCCGATCGCCTTCGTCGGCCTGGCCGTGCCGCACATCGCCCGGACGATCGTCGGGCCGGACCAGCGCTGGCTGCTGCCGTACTCTCTGGTCCTGGCCCCGATTCTGTTGCTGCTGGCGGATGTCGCCGGTCGGCTGCTGGCCCGGCCCGGCGAGCTCCAGGCCGGCATCGTGACCGCGTTCCTCGGCGCACCCGTCTTCCTCGCCATCATCCTGCGCCGCCGGATCGTGCCGCTGTGA
- a CDS encoding FecCD family ABC transporter permease: protein MTRRLTVRAPGVALRLDPRTIGVTALLVVAALAAGAWTVTAVGVRIPYADMVEILGGGGRRADRFILLDLRLPRVSLALLAGAAFGLSGAVFQSLSRNPLGSPDVIGFTTGAATGAVVAILVLGAGTAGAATGAVVGGILTAAVVYALAALGGGAIRRLVLVGIGVSAMLVAVNSYVLSRARLDEAQSAATWLVGTLNGRTWDSVRLLGIALLVLMPLLLMLSRPLGMLELGDDSAHSLGVRVRRTRPLLVFLAVAVCAVATAATGPVVFVALAAPQIARRLTGTAAPQLVPAAVTGALVMVLSDFAAQRLLAPAQVPVGVITGAVGGVYLAWVLSVQWRRGSQ from the coding sequence GTGACCCGCCGGCTCACCGTGCGGGCCCCCGGCGTGGCGCTGCGGCTCGACCCGCGCACCATCGGGGTGACCGCCCTGCTCGTCGTGGCGGCGCTGGCGGCCGGGGCCTGGACCGTCACCGCGGTCGGCGTGCGGATCCCGTACGCCGACATGGTCGAGATCCTCGGCGGCGGGGGCCGCCGAGCCGACCGGTTCATCCTGCTCGACCTGCGCCTGCCCCGGGTCAGCCTGGCACTGCTTGCCGGCGCCGCCTTCGGCTTGTCCGGCGCCGTATTCCAGAGCTTGTCGCGCAACCCGCTGGGCAGCCCCGACGTCATCGGGTTCACCACCGGCGCGGCGACCGGCGCGGTCGTCGCGATCCTGGTCCTGGGCGCGGGCACCGCGGGCGCGGCCACCGGAGCCGTCGTCGGCGGCATCCTCACCGCGGCCGTCGTGTACGCGCTGGCCGCGCTCGGCGGCGGCGCGATCCGGCGCCTCGTGCTCGTCGGCATCGGCGTCAGCGCGATGCTCGTCGCCGTCAACAGCTACGTGCTCAGCCGCGCCCGGCTCGACGAGGCGCAGTCCGCCGCCACCTGGCTGGTCGGCACGCTCAACGGCCGGACCTGGGACTCCGTCCGGCTGCTGGGGATCGCCCTGCTCGTTCTCATGCCGCTGCTGCTGATGCTGAGCCGGCCGCTGGGAATGCTCGAGCTCGGCGACGACTCGGCGCATTCCCTCGGCGTCCGGGTGCGCCGGACGCGGCCGCTGCTCGTCTTCCTGGCCGTGGCGGTCTGCGCGGTGGCGACCGCCGCGACCGGCCCGGTCGTGTTCGTGGCGCTGGCCGCACCGCAGATCGCCAGGCGGCTGACCGGGACGGCTGCGCCGCAGCTCGTGCCCGCCGCCGTCACCGGGGCGCTGGTGATGGTGCTCAGCGACTTCGCCGCCCAGCGGCTGCTGGCCCCGGCCCAGGTGCCGGTCGGCGTGATCACCGGTGCGGTCGGCGGGGTCTATCTGGCCTGGGTACTCAGTGTGCAGTGGCGGAGGGGAAGTCAATGA
- a CDS encoding ABC transporter ATP-binding protein, with protein sequence MSLRLGFPPRKGSASRLSGSDLTLAYDKRVIASDLDVEIPDGSFTVIVGPNACGKSTLLRALSGLLGPKRGTVVLDGQAIGSYRAKEVARRLGLLPQTATAPEGISVADLVARGRYPHQKLLRQWTPEDENQVAAAMEATGVTELADRAVDELSGGQRQRVWMAMALAQQTDLLLLDEPTTYLDIAYQIDLLDLCADLNEQGRTLVAVLHDLNHACRYATHLIAMKAGRIVASGDPGAVITAELVEDVYGLRCEVIPDPQTGTPLVVPAARGARSRRLTPPAGATERTRG encoded by the coding sequence ATGAGTCTTCGTCTCGGTTTTCCGCCGCGGAAAGGCTCAGCGTCGCGGCTGTCGGGATCGGACCTGACCCTGGCGTACGACAAGCGGGTCATCGCGTCCGATCTGGACGTGGAGATTCCGGACGGCTCGTTCACGGTCATCGTCGGGCCCAACGCCTGCGGCAAGTCGACGCTGCTGCGCGCCCTGTCCGGCCTGCTCGGCCCGAAGCGGGGCACGGTGGTGCTCGACGGGCAGGCGATCGGCTCGTACCGGGCCAAGGAGGTCGCGCGCCGCCTCGGCCTGCTCCCGCAGACGGCGACGGCTCCCGAGGGCATCTCGGTGGCGGACCTGGTGGCCCGCGGCCGCTACCCGCACCAGAAGCTCTTGCGGCAGTGGACCCCCGAGGACGAGAACCAGGTCGCCGCCGCGATGGAGGCCACGGGCGTGACGGAGCTCGCCGACCGGGCCGTCGACGAGCTCTCCGGCGGCCAGCGCCAGCGCGTGTGGATGGCGATGGCGCTGGCCCAGCAGACCGACCTGCTGCTGCTCGACGAGCCGACGACGTACCTCGACATCGCCTACCAGATCGACCTGCTGGACCTCTGCGCGGACCTCAACGAGCAGGGCCGCACGCTGGTCGCGGTCCTGCACGATCTCAACCACGCCTGCCGGTACGCGACCCACCTCATCGCCATGAAGGCCGGGCGGATCGTCGCCTCGGGGGACCCGGGAGCCGTCATCACCGCGGAGCTCGTCGAGGACGTCTACGGGCTGCGCTGTGAGGTCATCCCCGACCCGCAGACCGGCACGCCGCTGGTCGTGCCGGCCGCGCGGGGTGCGAGGAGCCGCCGCCTCACGCCTCCGGCAGGCGCGACAGAACGAACACGGGGATGA
- a CDS encoding nitroreductase family deazaflavin-dependent oxidoreductase has protein sequence MPLTGEYAPSPSDWAREQAEKYEASNGAEAGTLQGKPVIVVTSVGAKSGKLRKTPLMRVEHDGEYAIVASQGGAPTHPVWYWNLVKNPHVELQDGAEKHDYQAREVHGEERAQWWERAVEVWPDYANYQTKTDRIIPVFVLSRLPEA, from the coding sequence ATGCCATTGACCGGCGAGTACGCGCCCAGTCCTTCCGACTGGGCACGGGAGCAGGCGGAGAAGTACGAGGCGTCGAACGGCGCGGAGGCCGGCACGCTGCAGGGCAAGCCGGTGATCGTGGTCACGTCGGTGGGTGCCAAGTCCGGCAAGCTGCGCAAGACGCCGCTGATGCGCGTCGAGCACGACGGCGAGTACGCGATCGTCGCCTCACAGGGCGGCGCGCCGACGCATCCGGTCTGGTACTGGAACCTGGTGAAGAACCCGCACGTCGAGCTCCAGGACGGCGCGGAGAAGCACGACTACCAGGCGCGTGAGGTGCACGGCGAGGAACGGGCACAGTGGTGGGAGCGGGCCGTCGAGGTGTGGCCGGACTACGCGAACTACCAGACCAAGACGGACCGGATCATCCCCGTGTTCGTTCTGTCGCGCCTGCCGGAGGCGTGA
- a CDS encoding 4'-phosphopantetheinyl transferase family protein, with product MIERILPAPVRSAYALDDLGDATLYPGEAELVAAAVPKRRDEFTTVRHCARTALADLGVPPGPILRGERGAPIWPRGIVGSLTHCAGYRAAAVARDTDVRGIGVDAEVHGPLPDGVLDLVSLPEERDHLAALSTKHPQTRWERVLFSAKESVYKVWFPRTGEWLGFKEASLTFAPDTGEFTARLLRPGPFDTLAGRYLVAEGIVLTAIVLKRPAQT from the coding sequence ATGATCGAACGCATCCTGCCGGCGCCGGTCCGCTCGGCGTACGCCCTCGACGACCTCGGCGACGCCACGCTGTACCCGGGCGAAGCGGAGCTCGTGGCCGCCGCGGTCCCCAAGCGGCGCGACGAGTTCACCACCGTGCGGCACTGCGCCCGCACCGCCCTCGCCGACCTCGGCGTGCCCCCGGGCCCGATCCTGCGCGGTGAGCGCGGCGCCCCGATCTGGCCGCGGGGAATCGTCGGCAGCCTCACCCACTGCGCCGGCTACCGGGCGGCAGCGGTCGCCCGGGACACCGACGTGCGGGGAATCGGCGTGGACGCCGAGGTGCATGGGCCGCTGCCGGACGGGGTGCTCGACCTGGTCTCGCTGCCGGAGGAACGCGACCACCTGGCGGCTCTGTCCACGAAGCATCCGCAGACGCGGTGGGAACGCGTGCTCTTCAGCGCGAAGGAATCGGTCTACAAGGTCTGGTTCCCGCGTACGGGGGAGTGGCTCGGTTTCAAGGAGGCATCCCTGACCTTCGCCCCGGACACGGGAGAGTTCACGGCGCGGTTGCTGCGCCCGGGCCCGTTCGACACGCTGGCCGGGCGCTATCTGGTGGCAGAGGGCATCGTCCTGACGGCAATCGTGCTCAAGCGTCCGGCGCAGACATGA
- a CDS encoding VWA domain-containing protein — MTGIDDAARRERLRRWRMVLGGPADESLGEAQDRDSRMDAALAALYDGAEDADGRRTSRGAGLGGSAPKVARWLGDIREYFPSTVVQVMQADAIERLDLTRLLLEPEMLAAVEPDVHLVGTLLSLNGVMPAHTKDAARQVVRKVVTELEERISQKTRAAVSGALNRAARINRPRLTDIDWDRTIRANLKHYQPEHRTVIPERLVGYGRRTTAIQRDVVLCVDQSGSMAASVVFSGVFAAVLASMRSLKTSLVVFDTAVVDLTDQLADPVEVLFGTQLGGGTDINRAIGYGQQLITRPRDSIFVLISDLYEGGVREQMLRRVAEMTTAGVQVVVLLALSDEGAPAYDHENAAALAALGVPAFACTPDAFPDLMAAAIERRDLMGFAQRFAER, encoded by the coding sequence ATGACCGGCATCGACGACGCGGCGCGGCGGGAGCGGCTGCGCCGATGGCGGATGGTGCTGGGTGGTCCCGCCGACGAATCGCTGGGCGAGGCACAGGACCGCGACTCCCGGATGGACGCCGCGCTGGCCGCCCTCTACGACGGCGCCGAGGACGCGGACGGCCGGCGCACCTCCCGGGGCGCCGGGCTCGGCGGCTCGGCGCCGAAGGTGGCCCGGTGGCTCGGCGACATCCGGGAGTACTTCCCCAGCACGGTCGTCCAGGTCATGCAGGCGGACGCCATCGAACGCCTCGACCTGACCAGGCTGCTGCTGGAGCCGGAGATGCTCGCGGCGGTCGAGCCGGACGTCCACCTGGTCGGCACGTTGCTGTCACTGAACGGCGTGATGCCCGCGCACACCAAGGACGCCGCCCGCCAGGTGGTCCGCAAGGTCGTCACCGAGCTGGAGGAGCGGATCAGCCAGAAGACCCGGGCGGCGGTCAGCGGCGCGCTGAACCGGGCCGCCCGGATCAACCGTCCCAGGCTGACCGACATCGACTGGGACCGGACCATCCGCGCCAACCTCAAGCACTACCAGCCCGAGCACCGCACGGTCATCCCGGAACGCCTCGTCGGCTACGGCCGGCGCACCACCGCCATCCAGCGCGACGTGGTGCTCTGCGTCGACCAGTCCGGCTCGATGGCGGCCTCGGTGGTGTTCTCCGGCGTCTTCGCGGCCGTCCTGGCCTCGATGCGGTCGCTGAAGACCTCGCTGGTCGTCTTCGACACGGCGGTGGTCGACCTGACCGACCAGCTCGCCGATCCGGTGGAGGTCCTGTTCGGCACCCAGCTCGGCGGCGGCACCGACATCAACCGCGCGATCGGCTACGGCCAGCAGTTGATCACCCGCCCGCGGGACAGCATCTTCGTGCTGATCAGCGACCTGTACGAGGGCGGCGTCCGCGAGCAGATGCTGCGCCGGGTTGCCGAGATGACCACCGCGGGCGTCCAGGTCGTGGTGCTCCTGGCCCTCTCGGACGAGGGCGCCCCGGCCTACGACCACGAGAACGCCGCGGCCCTGGCGGCCCTGGGAGTCCCGGCGTTCGCCTGCACCCCGGACGCCTTCCCGGACCTGATGGCGGCGGCCATCGAACGCCGCGACCTGATGGGGTTCGCGCAACGCTTCGCCGAACGCTGA
- a CDS encoding DUF5682 family protein, with protein MPERLYGIRHHGPGSARAVLRELERRRPSVLLVEGPPEADDLVGWVADPGLKPPVALLGYAPDDPRRSAFWPFAVFSPEWQAIRWAVRHEVPVRFFDLPYAYRLADDGTADSPPAEGPVRPADPIGELARAAGYDDPERWWEDVVEHRGMPAFAAIAEAMTAIRETSTEDPEDLVREAHMRTVLREVRRTHDDIAVVCGAWHVPALTRKVTAKDDAALLKGRRKAKVAFTWVPWTYGRLASWSGYGAGVRSPGWYHHLFTAGGDVVPRWLVDAAGVLRAEGMPTSSAHIIEATRLAEALAGLRGRPLAGLAEVTEAAEAVMCDGEPLRVELIGRRLIVGERLGGVPDDMPAVPLAKDLAARQRAVRLKPEALERVLELDLRRDIDLARSRLLHRMRAIGVPWGEPETARRGTGTFREQWRLRWLPDFAVRLVEGSMHGTTVAAAATTKVTDAARKAASLGDVTALVEVCLLADLADAFPPVLAALDARAAVDADITHLMAAIPALARALRYGDVRRTDLAGLATVTASLLTRVCAGLPAAVGSLSDEAAQELRDRVDDVHRAVSLLSGDGDSTRDDARDDDGDRSRDGDGDGEDLRERWLSTLAAVSRRPGLHGLLAGRLTRLLLDAGRLDSAEVRRRLRLPLTVGTPPAHGAAWVEGFLSGGGLLLVHDDALLELIDGWLADIPADGFDDVLPLLRRTFGAFATGERRAIGERIAGGAGSATAEPLVLDHDRAALVLPTLGTLLGREIR; from the coding sequence ATGCCTGAACGGCTCTACGGCATTCGCCACCACGGGCCCGGCTCGGCGCGGGCGGTGCTGCGCGAGCTCGAGCGGCGGCGGCCGTCCGTGCTGCTGGTCGAGGGCCCGCCGGAGGCCGACGACCTGGTCGGTTGGGTGGCCGACCCGGGCCTGAAGCCGCCGGTGGCGCTGCTCGGCTACGCGCCGGACGATCCGCGCCGGTCCGCGTTCTGGCCGTTCGCCGTCTTCTCGCCGGAATGGCAGGCGATCAGGTGGGCGGTGCGCCACGAGGTTCCCGTGCGATTCTTCGACCTGCCCTACGCCTATCGGCTCGCGGATGACGGCACGGCGGACTCGCCGCCGGCGGAGGGTCCTGTGCGGCCGGCCGACCCGATCGGGGAGCTGGCCCGGGCCGCCGGCTACGACGACCCCGAGCGGTGGTGGGAGGACGTCGTCGAGCACCGCGGCATGCCCGCCTTCGCCGCGATCGCCGAGGCCATGACCGCCATCCGCGAGACATCCACGGAGGACCCCGAGGACCTCGTCCGCGAGGCCCACATGCGCACCGTCCTGCGCGAGGTGCGCCGCACGCACGACGACATCGCCGTCGTCTGCGGCGCGTGGCACGTGCCGGCGCTCACCCGCAAGGTCACCGCGAAGGACGACGCCGCGCTGCTCAAGGGGCGCAGGAAGGCGAAGGTGGCGTTCACCTGGGTGCCGTGGACGTACGGGCGGCTGGCCTCGTGGTCCGGCTACGGCGCCGGCGTGCGGTCTCCCGGCTGGTATCACCACCTCTTCACCGCCGGCGGCGACGTGGTGCCGCGGTGGCTGGTCGACGCCGCGGGGGTGCTGCGCGCCGAGGGGATGCCGACCTCGTCCGCGCACATCATCGAGGCGACCCGGCTGGCCGAGGCGCTGGCCGGCCTGCGGGGCCGGCCGCTCGCCGGGCTCGCCGAGGTCACCGAGGCCGCGGAGGCGGTCATGTGCGACGGCGAGCCGCTGCGGGTCGAGCTCATCGGCCGGCGGCTGATCGTCGGTGAGCGGCTCGGGGGCGTGCCGGACGACATGCCCGCCGTGCCCCTGGCCAAGGACCTCGCCGCGCGGCAGCGGGCCGTACGCCTCAAGCCGGAAGCGCTGGAACGCGTCCTCGAGCTGGACCTGCGCCGCGACATCGACCTGGCCCGCAGCCGCCTGCTGCACCGGATGCGCGCGATCGGCGTGCCGTGGGGCGAACCCGAGACCGCCCGGCGCGGCACCGGCACCTTCCGGGAGCAGTGGCGGCTGCGCTGGCTGCCCGACTTCGCGGTGCGACTGGTCGAGGGCAGCATGCACGGCACCACGGTCGCGGCGGCGGCGACCACCAAGGTGACCGACGCGGCCCGCAAGGCGGCCAGCCTCGGCGACGTGACCGCGCTGGTCGAGGTGTGCCTGCTCGCCGACCTGGCCGACGCCTTCCCGCCGGTGCTCGCCGCCCTGGACGCCCGCGCCGCGGTCGACGCCGACATCACCCACCTCATGGCCGCGATCCCCGCCCTCGCCCGCGCGCTGCGCTACGGCGACGTACGGCGTACGGACCTCGCCGGGCTGGCGACGGTGACGGCAAGCCTGCTCACCCGGGTCTGCGCCGGACTCCCCGCGGCGGTCGGGTCGCTCTCGGACGAGGCCGCCCAAGAGCTGCGCGACCGCGTCGACGACGTGCACCGGGCGGTGAGCCTGCTGTCCGGCGACGGCGACAGCACCCGCGACGACGCCCGGGACGACGACGGCGACCGCAGCCGCGACGGCGACGGCGACGGCGAGGATCTTCGCGAGCGGTGGCTGAGCACGCTCGCGGCGGTGTCCCGGCGGCCCGGGCTGCACGGGCTGCTCGCCGGGCGGCTGACCCGGCTGCTGCTCGACGCGGGCCGTCTCGACAGCGCCGAGGTGCGGCGGCGGCTGCGGCTGCCGCTGACCGTCGGCACGCCGCCCGCACACGGCGCCGCCTGGGTCGAGGGCTTCCTCTCCGGAGGAGGGTTGCTGCTGGTGCACGACGACGCGCTGCTGGAGCTCATCGACGGATGGCTCGCCGACATTCCGGCCGACGGCTTCGACGACGTGCTGCCGCTGCTGCGGCGCACCTTCGGCGCCTTCGCGACCGGGGAACGCCGGGCCATCGGCGAACGGATCGCGGGCGGCGCGGGGTCCGCGACCGCGGAGCCGCTCGTCCTCGACCACGACCGCGCGGCGCTGGTGCTGCCCACTTTGGGCACGCTGCTCGGACGGGAGATCCGATGA